The following coding sequences lie in one Thermomicrobium sp. 4228-Ro genomic window:
- a CDS encoding DUF190 domain-containing protein, producing MRLAGAAKWLRIYVGERDHWHGKPLYVAILDLLRHEGIAGATVLRGIAGYGASGSLHTTRIVQLSIDLPVVIEVIDSAERIAAVLPKIDGMVSEGLIILADCDVVAYRTRRSGEQRGMADE from the coding sequence ATGCGCTTGGCCGGAGCAGCGAAATGGCTGCGTATCTACGTGGGCGAACGTGATCACTGGCACGGAAAGCCGCTCTACGTAGCGATTTTGGACCTCCTTCGTCACGAAGGTATCGCTGGGGCGACGGTCTTGCGAGGTATCGCTGGCTATGGTGCGAGCGGCTCGCTCCATACCACACGCATCGTTCAGCTGTCGATCGACCTGCCCGTGGTGATCGAGGTCATCGACAGTGCCGAGCGCATCGCCGCGGTGTTGCCGAAGATCGACGGAATGGTCAGCGAGGGACTGATCATTCTGGCTGACTGCGACGTTGTCGCCTATCGGACGCGTCGATCCGGTGAGCAGCGTGGTATGGCAGACGAGTGA
- the tatA gene encoding twin-arginine translocase TatA/TatE family subunit: MPNLGWQELLIILFIVVIIFGASKLPEIGRGLGQSIREFRQAAREAQETQQAEQAQTNLPDKTA; this comes from the coding sequence ATGCCGAACCTGGGTTGGCAAGAACTCCTGATCATTCTCTTCATCGTCGTCATCATCTTCGGCGCGAGCAAGCTGCCGGAAATCGGCCGTGGGCTCGGGCAGAGTATCCGTGAATTCCGGCAGGCCGCTCGTGAAGCACAGGAGACGCAGCAGGCGGAGCAGGCGCAGACCAATCTGCCGGACAAGACAGCCTGA
- a CDS encoding L,D-transpeptidase family protein, with protein sequence MPRRFQLPLGIVLTLVLLTVSLAPVTKITHAANWHGLVLYFPQTGHHLSGDFLWAWISNGGLMTFGYPITEPFTQDGMVVQYFERARFEYHPENQGTRYTVLATLLGNWITEGRRNEAAFRPLRIDPNVANNDPNRRFFPETGHTLAYGFKAYWEANGGLSTFGYPISEEFTEWNPDTGEYYTVQYFERARFEYHPENKGTPFEVLLGRLGVQYAQARGVDTSPVPKRPEAIEVPPQLLDYRWSRAVSTDDGAVFGRVTASTLAIRSAPSNAASVIAWTYARHPVPIRGLTVGDPVDGNPIWYELGESRYVAAAMVEPLVPDLPPQRFGGHWVDVSLRSFYAVAYDGDRPVYVAIITAGRDGKTPTGVYQIFYRVRNETMDAATVGIPPGSPGYYYLTNVQFTQYFKSGGYAIHGNYWTPPSQFGGFTSNGCVGLLNSDAEWFWNFLDIGSVVSIHY encoded by the coding sequence ATGCCTCGTCGTTTCCAGCTGCCTCTCGGCATCGTCCTCACGCTCGTTCTGCTGACCGTTTCGCTCGCCCCGGTCACCAAGATCACCCATGCAGCGAACTGGCACGGGTTAGTGCTGTACTTTCCTCAAACTGGGCACCACCTGAGCGGCGATTTTCTCTGGGCTTGGATCAGTAACGGCGGGCTCATGACGTTCGGCTATCCGATCACCGAGCCGTTCACGCAGGACGGCATGGTGGTGCAGTACTTCGAGCGGGCCCGCTTCGAATACCATCCGGAAAACCAGGGGACGCGGTACACCGTCCTGGCCACACTGCTCGGCAATTGGATCACCGAGGGGCGCCGCAACGAAGCGGCCTTCCGTCCGCTTCGGATCGATCCGAACGTGGCGAACAACGATCCCAACCGGCGCTTCTTCCCCGAGACCGGCCACACGCTGGCGTACGGCTTCAAGGCCTACTGGGAGGCGAACGGCGGACTCTCTACCTTCGGCTACCCGATCTCGGAGGAATTCACCGAGTGGAATCCGGATACTGGTGAGTACTACACGGTGCAGTATTTCGAGCGGGCGCGCTTCGAGTACCACCCGGAGAATAAGGGGACGCCGTTCGAAGTCTTGCTGGGTCGCTTGGGCGTGCAGTACGCCCAGGCGCGTGGCGTCGATACGAGTCCCGTCCCGAAGCGCCCCGAGGCGATCGAGGTTCCACCGCAGCTCCTGGACTACCGCTGGTCCCGTGCGGTCTCGACCGACGACGGTGCCGTCTTCGGCAGGGTCACTGCCTCGACGCTGGCGATCCGGAGTGCACCCAGCAACGCCGCTTCGGTCATCGCCTGGACCTATGCCCGGCACCCGGTGCCGATCCGCGGCCTCACGGTCGGTGACCCAGTGGACGGCAACCCGATTTGGTACGAGCTGGGCGAGAGCCGGTACGTCGCTGCCGCCATGGTCGAGCCGCTGGTTCCTGACCTCCCGCCGCAGCGCTTCGGTGGCCACTGGGTCGACGTGAGCTTGCGCTCCTTCTACGCGGTCGCCTACGACGGTGACCGCCCGGTCTATGTCGCCATCATCACGGCCGGGCGCGACGGCAAGACGCCAACCGGCGTGTACCAGATCTTCTACCGCGTCCGCAACGAGACGATGGATGCTGCAACGGTGGGCATACCACCCGGCTCGCCCGGGTATTATTACTTAACGAACGTTCAGTTCACGCAGTACTTCAAGTCCGGTGGGTACGCCATCCACGGGAACTACTGGACACCGCCGTCGCAGTTCGGCGGCTTCACCTCGAACGGCTGCGTCGGGCTGCTCAACAGCGACGCCGAGTGGTTCTGGAACTTCCTGGATATCGGGTCGGTCGTGAGTATCCATTACTGA
- the crcB gene encoding fluoride efflux transporter CrcB: MMQLLWVALGGALGATLRYLVTAWVQQRVDFFPWGTLVVNLLGSFLIGMVLELTVRGFLSSQARLFLAVGLLGGFTTFSSLSWETLALVEDGDVLPALAYAGGSLVAGIVLAWFGSVVARWLWSL; encoded by the coding sequence ATGATGCAGCTGCTTTGGGTCGCGCTCGGTGGCGCGCTCGGGGCGACGCTCCGGTATCTCGTGACAGCCTGGGTGCAGCAGCGTGTCGACTTCTTCCCCTGGGGTACACTTGTCGTCAATCTGCTCGGTAGCTTTCTGATCGGTATGGTGCTCGAGCTGACCGTGCGTGGTTTCCTTTCTAGTCAAGCGCGTCTTTTTCTCGCGGTCGGTTTGCTCGGTGGCTTTACGACCTTCTCTTCGCTCAGCTGGGAAACGCTCGCGTTGGTCGAGGACGGTGATGTCCTGCCAGCGCTCGCTTATGCCGGCGGATCGCTCGTCGCGGGGATCGTCCTCGCGTGGTTCGGCAGCGTGGTAGCTCGGTGGCTTTGGTCGTTGTGA
- the mrdA gene encoding penicillin-binding protein 2, with protein MSYPSFRSRRRQPLSSLVAGFVVFLVVAGGLVALAVRYGLPSTSNDHGGVTATASPSSESVRPGARTAREAAERFVQAWERGDYRAMYALLSSAARERIDERSFVARYEGIAGEMGQLSIRITLGEPLPGTLRFPIHVVRESSRVGTLEEENAIPIVREGDGYWVDWTPSLIVADLGDGRLQWIPTVPQRGRILDWKGRPLAELGLVNKVGVVPGQIQDEQQLLERLSQLLNLPQETIRQRYAHGQSDWFMPIATLPDPIDPALLEQLAGVPGVVVRQWPERVYPLGPAAAHVTGYLSEVSADELPELAREGYETGDRIGRTGIEAWAEQFLRGRRGGRLVIVGPDGRERRVLAEVPAEPAADVVTTIDADLQRAAFEALGDRVGSVVAIDPRSGAVRALVSSPSFDPNRFILGLRSEEWQALNDEERRPLLDRATQVSYPTGSTFKVVTMAAGMEYLGLDAQSAFDCPPTFTLPGSPVVWRDWNPQGQGRLSLHNALVQSCNTVFFQIGAQLDERDPNLLPQMARGFGFGSETGLPEVPESPGLVPDPNWKLRERGDYWARGDAVNLSIGQGFFLATPLQLADAYAAVANGGTLWRPYLVDRVVAIDGTERVRSEPRQRGTLPVSAEHIAAIRAALRDVVARPNGTAYPAFQGFALPVAGKTGTAESGQETPHAWFVAIAPADDPQLVLVVMVEHGGEGSRVAAPIARQILEAAVRVGFFG; from the coding sequence ATGTCCTATCCGTCGTTCCGCTCCCGTCGTCGCCAGCCGCTCAGCTCGCTCGTCGCGGGCTTCGTCGTCTTCCTCGTCGTCGCTGGCGGTCTCGTCGCGCTCGCTGTCCGGTACGGTCTCCCGTCCACGAGCAATGACCACGGTGGTGTGACTGCGACGGCTTCGCCCAGTAGCGAGTCGGTTCGCCCAGGAGCGCGAACGGCCCGCGAAGCAGCGGAGCGCTTCGTGCAGGCGTGGGAGCGCGGTGACTACCGGGCGATGTACGCATTGCTCTCGAGCGCAGCGCGCGAACGGATCGACGAACGTTCGTTCGTCGCTCGGTACGAAGGGATCGCCGGGGAGATGGGGCAGTTGTCGATCCGGATCACGCTCGGCGAACCGCTTCCCGGTACCCTCCGTTTCCCCATCCACGTCGTGCGCGAAAGCTCGCGGGTCGGTACGCTCGAGGAGGAGAACGCGATTCCGATCGTCCGTGAGGGCGATGGCTATTGGGTCGACTGGACGCCGTCGCTCATCGTCGCCGATCTCGGCGACGGTCGGCTGCAGTGGATCCCGACCGTACCGCAGCGTGGTCGTATCCTCGACTGGAAGGGGCGGCCGCTCGCCGAACTGGGGCTGGTTAACAAGGTCGGGGTGGTTCCGGGCCAGATCCAGGACGAACAGCAGCTGCTCGAGCGCTTGAGCCAGCTGCTGAACCTTCCGCAAGAGACGATCCGGCAGCGGTACGCGCACGGGCAATCGGACTGGTTCATGCCCATCGCCACGTTGCCTGACCCGATCGATCCGGCGTTGCTCGAGCAGCTGGCGGGGGTTCCGGGTGTCGTCGTCCGGCAGTGGCCAGAGCGAGTGTATCCGTTAGGACCGGCGGCGGCGCACGTGACCGGGTATCTCTCGGAGGTGTCCGCGGACGAGTTACCGGAACTTGCTCGCGAGGGATACGAGACGGGCGATCGGATCGGCCGCACCGGTATCGAGGCCTGGGCGGAGCAGTTCCTGCGCGGGCGGCGTGGAGGGCGGCTGGTCATCGTCGGCCCGGATGGACGTGAGCGTCGGGTTCTCGCCGAGGTTCCGGCGGAGCCGGCTGCCGATGTCGTGACGACGATCGACGCTGATCTCCAGCGTGCGGCATTCGAGGCGCTCGGCGATCGGGTCGGCAGCGTGGTCGCGATCGACCCGCGGAGCGGGGCCGTTCGCGCGCTTGTCAGCAGCCCGAGCTTCGATCCGAACCGGTTCATTCTCGGTCTTCGGTCGGAAGAGTGGCAGGCGCTGAACGACGAAGAGCGCCGGCCGCTCCTCGACCGTGCCACCCAGGTCAGCTATCCCACGGGGTCGACGTTCAAGGTCGTGACGATGGCGGCTGGGATGGAATATCTGGGGCTGGATGCGCAGAGCGCCTTCGATTGTCCGCCGACGTTCACCTTACCGGGAAGTCCGGTGGTCTGGCGGGACTGGAACCCGCAGGGGCAAGGACGGCTGAGTCTGCACAACGCACTGGTGCAGTCGTGCAATACCGTGTTCTTCCAAATCGGTGCGCAGCTCGACGAACGCGATCCGAATCTCCTCCCGCAAATGGCGCGGGGGTTCGGGTTCGGTTCGGAAACTGGGCTTCCGGAAGTACCGGAGTCACCGGGTCTGGTTCCCGATCCGAACTGGAAGCTCCGGGAGCGTGGCGACTATTGGGCCCGGGGTGACGCGGTCAACCTCTCGATCGGGCAAGGGTTCTTTCTCGCGACACCGCTCCAGCTCGCTGACGCCTACGCAGCTGTGGCGAACGGTGGGACACTCTGGCGGCCGTACCTGGTCGATCGTGTGGTGGCGATCGATGGCACCGAGCGTGTGCGGTCTGAGCCGCGCCAGCGAGGTACGCTTCCCGTCTCCGCCGAGCACATCGCGGCGATCCGGGCTGCATTGCGTGACGTGGTAGCACGGCCGAACGGAACAGCCTACCCTGCCTTCCAGGGCTTCGCGCTCCCGGTGGCTGGGAAGACCGGTACGGCCGAATCAGGGCAGGAGACGCCACACGCCTGGTTCGTGGCGATCGCACCAGCTGACGACCCACAGCTCGTCCTGGTCGTGATGGTCGAGCACGGTGGTGAGGGGTCGCGCGTCGCGGCACCGATCGCGCGACAGATTCTCGAGGCAGCGGTGCGTGTTGGCTTCTTCGGCTGA
- a CDS encoding ribose-phosphate diphosphokinase: protein MGGLYDQLTIFGGNSNPELTRAICAYIDIPPGRIEVFKFSNENIFVRIGESVRENDVFVIQSFSSPVNESIMELLIIIDALKRASAGRITAVIPYYAYGRTDKKDQPRVPITARLIADMITVAGADRILTVDLHAGQIQGFFNIPVDEMTALPILARYFQEKRLENPVVVSPDLGSTKRARNFAEELNAPLAIIEKRRLGNDDRTEVLNLIGSVDDAQVILIDDEIDTAGSITQAAELCIARGAREVYAACTHPVLSGPAVERLALSPLKEVVVTDTIPLPPHKRLDKITVLSVAPLLGESIQRIHTGASVSLAYRSAGRLPLR from the coding sequence ATGGGTGGGCTCTACGACCAGTTGACGATCTTCGGGGGGAATTCGAACCCGGAACTGACGCGCGCGATCTGCGCCTACATCGATATCCCACCAGGTCGCATCGAGGTCTTCAAGTTCAGTAACGAGAATATTTTCGTTCGCATCGGCGAGAGTGTGCGGGAGAACGACGTCTTCGTCATCCAGTCGTTCTCGAGCCCAGTGAACGAGAGCATCATGGAACTCCTCATCATCATCGATGCGCTGAAACGCGCCTCTGCCGGGCGCATCACGGCGGTCATTCCCTACTATGCGTACGGGCGGACCGACAAGAAGGATCAGCCACGGGTACCGATCACAGCGCGGCTCATCGCCGACATGATCACCGTGGCGGGTGCCGACCGGATCCTGACCGTCGATTTGCACGCTGGCCAGATCCAGGGGTTTTTCAATATCCCGGTCGACGAGATGACGGCCTTGCCGATCCTGGCGCGCTACTTTCAGGAGAAGCGCCTGGAGAATCCAGTCGTCGTCTCGCCGGATCTCGGTAGCACGAAGCGCGCTCGCAATTTTGCCGAGGAGCTCAATGCGCCGCTCGCGATCATCGAGAAGCGGCGGCTGGGGAACGACGATCGGACGGAAGTGCTCAACCTGATCGGTTCGGTCGACGATGCACAGGTCATCCTGATCGATGACGAAATCGACACCGCTGGATCGATTACCCAGGCTGCCGAGCTCTGCATCGCGCGGGGAGCACGGGAGGTCTATGCGGCGTGTACTCATCCGGTGTTGAGCGGTCCAGCGGTCGAGCGACTGGCGCTGAGTCCTCTCAAAGAGGTCGTGGTCACCGATACCATTCCGCTCCCACCGCACAAGCGGCTGGACAAGATTACGGTCCTCTCTGTCGCACCCTTGCTGGGCGAGTCGATCCAGCGGATCCACACCGGTGCCAGCGTGAGCCTGGCCTATCGGAGTGCCGGGCGGCTCCCGTTGCGCTGA
- the rnc gene encoding ribonuclease III: protein MMAEPEMQRPGALTDAERLERAMHAVGVRFRRPRLLQQALTHLSYIYERSRSVQTAIAESNERLEFLGDAVLELLVSEFLYRRFPSASEGELTAYRAALVRTPTLARWGQRLGLAEFLYLGRGEQPRPDRPVRERILAGAFEAILAAIYLDRGLRAARSFLQRLLEEEAENLIALGQNENYKGRLQELTQERLHVTPVYRTIAVTGPAHQRTFTAEVLVGERVLGVGHGPSKRAAEQEAARRALERLRAEGVG, encoded by the coding sequence ATGATGGCGGAACCGGAGATGCAGCGACCTGGGGCGTTGACCGACGCGGAACGTCTCGAGCGAGCCATGCATGCCGTGGGTGTCCGCTTTCGTCGCCCGCGCCTTCTGCAGCAGGCATTGACGCATCTTTCCTATATCTACGAACGCAGTCGCAGTGTCCAGACCGCGATCGCTGAGTCGAACGAACGACTGGAGTTCCTCGGCGATGCCGTCCTCGAGTTGTTGGTGAGCGAGTTTCTCTATCGACGCTTCCCCAGCGCGAGCGAAGGAGAGTTGACAGCCTATCGGGCAGCGCTCGTTCGGACGCCGACGCTGGCACGTTGGGGGCAGCGCCTCGGGCTCGCTGAGTTCCTCTACTTGGGGCGCGGTGAGCAGCCGCGACCGGATCGGCCGGTGCGCGAACGGATCCTGGCTGGTGCTTTCGAGGCGATCCTGGCAGCCATCTATCTCGACCGCGGCCTGCGAGCGGCACGGTCGTTCTTGCAGCGTCTCCTCGAGGAAGAGGCGGAAAACCTGATCGCGCTCGGGCAGAACGAGAACTACAAAGGCCGCTTGCAAGAGCTGACGCAGGAGCGTTTGCATGTGACGCCGGTATACCGCACCATTGCAGTGACGGGGCCGGCGCACCAGCGTACGTTCACGGCCGAGGTGTTGGTCGGCGAGCGTGTGCTGGGGGTCGGGCATGGCCCGAGCAAGCGTGCCGCCGAGCAGGAAGCAGCTCGTCGGGCCCTGGAAAGGCTGCGGGCGGAGGGGGTCGGCTGA
- a CDS encoding cryptochrome/photolyase family protein — translation MVTAIWWIRRDLRLYDNQALHAALARAERLLPLFVLDPHLLEGPARSPRRNAFLLAALRSLDAELQRRGSALTVVRGDPVTVVPELARALRATVVAEEDATPYAQRRDRSVGLRCPLLLVPGSTIRPLGSVRTPHGTAYRIYTQFVRAWRALPQPSCEDLLPAPPVLPPPPAEIAGKLSLTETAEATRFEASEAAARQRLARFLSEGIARYHESRNLLDGSGSSQLSPYFRFGLLSVREAYCRAAHARSVPEAAQGAQAWVGELLWREFYYHLLALHPEFARTSMHPAFQNRPWPGDLRHLAAWQQGETGYPVVDAAMRQLVTEGWISNRARMIVANFLTKLLLIDWRRGERFFRQQLLDGDLAANAGGWQWSAGTGTDAAPYFRIFNPVVQGQRYDPEGTWVRRWVPELADIPTDYLYAPWRMPPLVQQAARCVIGQDYPAPIVDYATARHRALAWFRLVLGRSDDGDT, via the coding sequence ATGGTGACAGCGATCTGGTGGATACGGCGCGACCTCCGTCTGTACGACAACCAGGCGCTGCACGCAGCCCTCGCTCGAGCGGAACGACTGTTACCCCTGTTCGTCCTCGACCCGCACCTGCTCGAAGGGCCTGCGAGGAGTCCGCGCCGGAACGCCTTCCTGCTCGCTGCGCTTCGGTCGCTCGATGCGGAGTTACAGCGGCGCGGCAGCGCGCTCACGGTTGTCCGCGGTGACCCGGTCACGGTGGTGCCGGAGCTCGCGCGTGCACTCCGGGCCACAGTCGTCGCCGAAGAGGACGCGACACCCTATGCGCAGCGCCGCGACCGCTCGGTCGGTCTGCGTTGCCCGCTCCTGCTCGTTCCCGGTTCGACGATCCGGCCCCTCGGTTCAGTGCGGACACCACACGGCACCGCATACCGCATCTATACCCAGTTCGTCCGTGCCTGGCGTGCACTGCCCCAGCCCAGCTGTGAAGACCTCCTTCCAGCTCCGCCGGTCCTCCCGCCTCCTCCGGCGGAGATCGCCGGGAAGTTGTCGCTCACGGAAACGGCGGAAGCAACCCGGTTCGAAGCGAGCGAAGCGGCGGCACGCCAGCGACTCGCTCGCTTCCTCTCTGAGGGTATCGCTCGCTATCACGAAAGCCGCAATCTGCTCGATGGGAGCGGGAGTTCCCAGCTGTCGCCCTATTTTCGCTTCGGCCTACTCAGCGTCCGCGAAGCCTACTGCCGCGCAGCGCACGCGCGCAGCGTTCCTGAGGCAGCTCAGGGTGCCCAGGCGTGGGTCGGGGAGTTACTGTGGCGCGAGTTTTATTACCATTTGCTCGCCCTCCATCCCGAGTTCGCTCGCACCAGTATGCATCCCGCATTCCAAAACAGACCCTGGCCAGGTGATTTGCGGCACCTCGCTGCTTGGCAGCAGGGAGAGACCGGCTATCCGGTCGTCGATGCCGCGATGCGCCAGCTGGTGACCGAGGGCTGGATCAGTAACCGGGCACGGATGATCGTCGCCAACTTCCTCACGAAGCTCCTGCTCATCGACTGGCGACGAGGGGAACGCTTCTTTCGCCAGCAACTTCTCGACGGAGACCTGGCTGCGAACGCCGGCGGCTGGCAATGGTCAGCCGGTACCGGAACCGATGCTGCGCCGTACTTCCGCATCTTCAATCCTGTCGTGCAAGGACAACGCTACGACCCAGAGGGGACGTGGGTCCGTCGCTGGGTTCCGGAGCTGGCCGATATCCCGACCGACTACCTCTACGCTCCGTGGCGCATGCCACCCCTCGTCCAGCAAGCAGCCCGCTGCGTGATCGGTCAGGATTACCCGGCTCCGATCGTCGACTATGCGACTGCTCGTCACCGCGCTCTCGCGTGGTTCCGGCTCGTGCTCGGGCGATCGGATGACGGGGATACGTGA
- a CDS encoding MBL fold metallo-hydrolase, protein MLGLTFLGTGTSNGIPVIGCRCRTCTSVDPRDRRTRCSAVLHLSDRNLLIDTAPELRLQAIAVGLSRLDAVLFTHAHADHVGGFDDLRQFNYLRQAPVPVFADPHTARELRTRFGYAFSEPLPFYGGKPDIELHEFTGPFELFGCQIVPIPVRHGNWTVYGFRCGPLAYVTDAKTIPASSLELLSGVEVLVLNALRDRPHPTHLSLAEALAIVERVRPRRTYLTHVSHEVLHTDWSERLPKQVFLAYDGLQVWV, encoded by the coding sequence GTGCTGGGGTTGACCTTTTTGGGGACAGGAACATCGAACGGCATACCGGTGATCGGTTGCCGGTGCCGCACCTGTACGTCGGTCGACCCACGTGACCGGCGCACGCGCTGTTCGGCCGTGTTGCACCTGAGCGATCGCAATCTCCTGATCGACACCGCACCGGAACTGCGCCTCCAAGCCATCGCCGTCGGCTTGAGCCGCCTCGACGCGGTGCTCTTCACCCATGCGCACGCTGATCATGTCGGTGGATTCGACGACCTGCGTCAGTTCAACTACCTCCGTCAAGCGCCCGTTCCAGTCTTCGCTGATCCGCACACCGCGCGCGAACTCCGGACGCGGTTCGGGTACGCCTTTAGCGAGCCATTGCCCTTTTACGGTGGCAAGCCCGACATCGAGTTGCATGAATTCACCGGACCTTTCGAGCTGTTCGGGTGCCAGATCGTCCCGATCCCGGTGCGGCACGGCAACTGGACAGTCTATGGATTCCGCTGCGGGCCGCTGGCGTACGTCACCGACGCGAAGACGATTCCGGCTTCGTCGCTCGAGCTCCTCAGCGGTGTCGAAGTGCTCGTCCTCAACGCCTTGCGCGATCGCCCGCACCCGACACACTTGAGTCTGGCGGAAGCTCTGGCCATTGTCGAGCGAGTCCGCCCGCGACGAACCTATTTGACCCACGTCAGTCATGAAGTGTTACACACCGACTGGAGCGAGCGTCTGCCGAAACAGGTCTTCCTCGCGTACGATGGACTGCAGGTGTGGGTATGA
- a CDS encoding FAD-dependent oxidoreductase — MPRSSRPSVVVIGAGIGGLTAAAVLARAGLPVTVLDAHVYPGGCAATFRHRGHWFDAGATLVAGLAPGGALQLVARAAGIERWPGRPIEPAMVVHLLDEGLQVPRFGSEQRHAIYEAVFPGSQRFWCWQERTADLLWDFAFRLPELHPRRLATLRSLAAATVGWLASARPSPSLALDLARPLSAHLPADPVFRRFIDAQLLIAAQATADAVYALYGAAALDLPRQGVVELAGGTGTVARLLAEAVQRYGGTVLLRQEVVAIAQQGSRWSVRTNRDLQVEADIVIANLTPWTLGRLWPEAPNWFHRRIARPPRGWSAFLLYASLDASAIPAGIPTHHQVIGSGSLGEGRSVFLSLSPEWDSSRAPTGRRSATLSTHTRPEYWWQLATTDPSAYEAAIAAYTDRIIATVAAGLEWFPRAVRWVLPGSPLAIQRFVRRPWGWVGGFPQRHPLVSWPTEIATGLYLVGDSVFPGQSIPATALAGMRVAALVLHPLGKAPLIDRDEPEVVPPGTSLVG, encoded by the coding sequence ATGCCCAGGAGTTCGCGCCCGAGCGTCGTCGTGATCGGTGCCGGGATCGGCGGGCTGACCGCTGCTGCCGTGCTCGCCCGTGCCGGGCTCCCGGTGACCGTCCTTGACGCCCATGTCTATCCCGGAGGTTGCGCAGCGACCTTTCGCCACCGCGGACACTGGTTCGACGCTGGCGCGACTCTGGTCGCTGGACTCGCCCCCGGAGGCGCCCTCCAGCTCGTCGCACGCGCTGCCGGTATCGAGCGCTGGCCGGGCAGACCGATCGAACCAGCGATGGTCGTCCATCTCCTCGACGAAGGCTTGCAGGTTCCTCGCTTCGGTAGCGAACAACGCCATGCCATCTACGAGGCAGTCTTTCCAGGTAGTCAGCGATTTTGGTGCTGGCAAGAGCGGACTGCTGACCTCCTGTGGGACTTCGCCTTCCGCCTCCCGGAACTGCACCCACGCCGTCTTGCCACGTTGCGCAGTCTCGCAGCCGCAACTGTCGGCTGGTTGGCGTCGGCCCGTCCCTCACCCTCGCTCGCCTTGGATCTCGCGCGTCCACTCTCCGCCCATCTCCCAGCCGATCCGGTCTTCCGGCGTTTCATCGATGCGCAGCTCCTCATCGCCGCACAAGCGACTGCCGACGCCGTCTACGCGTTGTACGGCGCGGCGGCGCTCGACCTTCCCAGGCAGGGGGTGGTGGAACTGGCCGGCGGTACCGGCACCGTCGCCCGGCTGCTCGCGGAAGCCGTGCAGCGATACGGTGGGACTGTCCTGCTCCGGCAGGAAGTCGTGGCGATCGCCCAACAGGGCAGTCGCTGGTCCGTGCGCACCAATCGGGATCTTCAGGTTGAAGCCGACATCGTGATCGCGAACCTCACTCCCTGGACACTCGGTCGACTCTGGCCGGAGGCGCCGAACTGGTTTCACCGTCGTATCGCTCGACCGCCGCGCGGCTGGAGCGCCTTCCTGCTCTACGCGAGCCTCGATGCGAGCGCGATACCAGCGGGCATCCCGACTCATCACCAGGTCATCGGGTCAGGATCGCTCGGTGAAGGGCGTTCCGTCTTTCTCTCGCTCAGCCCAGAGTGGGACAGCTCTCGAGCACCGACCGGGCGCCGGTCGGCGACGCTGAGCACCCACACGCGCCCCGAGTACTGGTGGCAGCTCGCGACCACGGATCCGTCTGCCTACGAGGCTGCGATCGCCGCGTACACAGATCGCATCATCGCAACTGTCGCCGCTGGACTCGAGTGGTTTCCGAGAGCCGTCCGTTGGGTGTTGCCGGGTAGCCCACTCGCCATCCAGCGCTTCGTCCGCCGCCCCTGGGGCTGGGTCGGTGGCTTCCCACAGCGTCACCCACTCGTCTCCTGGCCGACCGAGATCGCGACCGGACTGTATCTGGTCGGTGACAGCGTCTTTCCAGGCCAATCGATCCCGGCAACAGCGCTCGCTGGAATGCGTGTCGCCGCGCTGGTTCTCCACCCCCTCGGCAAAGCGCCACTGATCGATCGGGATGAGCCCGAGGTGGTTCCTCCAGGAACGAGCCTGGTTGGGTAG